The following are encoded in a window of Flavobacterium sp. WC2421 genomic DNA:
- a CDS encoding cytochrome c, translating into MKNKYLFLIVLVLILFQFDKINAQSQTWVAPKSAYDLINPFKGNEKATAEGKKLYNQMCVICHGIQGKGNGSAGVALSPKPSNFLTINVVNETDGAIFWKLTEGKSPMASYKDALSENQRWQLVNYIRYLEKNK; encoded by the coding sequence ATGAAAAATAAATATTTGTTTTTAATTGTACTGGTATTGATTTTATTTCAATTCGATAAAATTAATGCCCAAAGTCAAACTTGGGTTGCTCCTAAATCTGCATATGATCTCATAAATCCGTTTAAAGGCAACGAAAAAGCAACTGCTGAAGGAAAGAAATTATACAATCAAATGTGTGTGATTTGTCATGGAATACAAGGCAAAGGAAATGGAAGTGCTGGTGTAGCTCTAAGTCCTAAGCCATCAAATTTTTTGACAATAAACGTTGTCAATGAAACAGATGGTGCGATTTTTTGGAAATTAACTGAAGGGAAATCACCAATGGCTTCATATAAGGACGCATTAAGTGAAAATCAACGATGGCAGTTGGTAAACTACATTAGATATTTAGAGAAAAATAAATAA